From Desulfonatronovibrio hydrogenovorans DSM 9292:
CCGCTGCTCCCGCCACCTCTTGATGTTTGAGTGATAAAGACCTTCTCTGCGCAGCAGGGCTCCGAATTGGCCTTGGCTGGTACACTCATCAGCCTCCTGGAGGATGCGAAGCTTGTAGTTGGCGGTGTAATAACGTCTTTTTTTCTTGGGAACCACCTCAGGATCGTTTTGGTTCCCGTTTCCCACCCCCTTCCGGAAGGGGGTGGGACTGCCCTGGCAGCTGCCAGAGGTTAACTTGAAAACATCATGTTCATTCTTCTTGTGCATCATGTGAGCCACCTTAACCGCCCTTGCTTAAATTCTCAAATGGTCGGTGTCTCACTCTCATTGGCACAGAGGGGGCAGGGAATCAGCATGATCAACGTGCAACCCGGAAGACAACAGTGATACCCCCTGTGTTTGTGACTTTAAATTGCAAACACAGGGGGTTGACGGGTAGTTAAAGAATAATATTTACTTGAATTTGTTTTGAATAAGTTCCATGGCCGGAGTTCCTGCAGGGGTTGTGATTCCGGCAAACCAGCTGGAAACAATGTCCATATTGTCTTTTATCCAGGTAGTGGCCACTTCTTTGGCAAGCAGGTTTTTCTGACCATACTCATTGATCCAATAGCTCTGGATCTCAGAGGTGACCTGCATTCGTTGTAAGAACTGATATGCATCCGGGTACTGGGCAGCAAAACCGTCACGAACAACCGTGTGGATAAGTGACTCGCTGGCAAAACTTTCTGTTCCGTCCACCGGTTCAAGATACTTCATGTCAATTCTGATGTTCATCCAATGCGGCCTCCAGCAGGCAAATGCAACCCACTGATCATTGTTGATCAGATTCATGACCTCGGTGAGCATAATGGGAGTGGTGGTTCCTGTCTGATCCCAGTCGCCCAGTCCTGCCACATCATTGGCGATGATATCCTCCATGGCAGTGTGCATAGGCGATCCCACCTCAATATTGTAAATATGGCGTCTGAACTTGTCAGCATGAGGGTTGAGATCGGCAAAGCTTTGTACTCCTGCTTCGGCCACGAAATCAGGTACGCACAAACCGATAAGGGCGTCGTCCAAATTGGTCTGAACTATTTCCACAGCTCCCGTGTCAAGCAAGGGCTCCAGAAGAGGGTTCTGCTGCGGAGTCCAGACCCCGAGAAAAACATCCACCTCACCGTCTTCCATGCCTTTGTACACTACTGGAGGACCGATCTGCAGCTGGTCTGAATCATACCCCAGTGCATCCAAAAGCTGTGCAGTGATCTCGGTTTTGACCTCTACACCCGGCCAGGGCGGCACACCAAAGCGAATCGGGTCTTTAGCCATCGAAACTGAACCCAGCCCCAGGAAAAGGATAACTGCCAAGCATAAGGTGATAGTCGATTTTTTCATTCTGCCTCCTTGTTAAAATTCATGAGAATGATCCTGTCTGGACCATCACCCGGATATGTTGCGGGTGATATGCATAAAGCGAGGAAGTGATTTGTCGTAAAAATACTTCCACCCCCCGCACAGAACGCTTTTTTGATTGTTTTGTTTTAAACGGAATCCAGGGCAGTCTCCCTGGCATAGTTCAAGATAGGGGCACTGGCTGCACTCTGGGTTCCGGTCTGATTTGAGACTGGAAAACTCTAAACTCTTGGCTGAATGAAAAATCTGTGCAAAAGAATCCTTGTATATATTTCCCAGCCTGTACCCAGGCTGAACAAAAAAATCACACGGATAGACATCCCCATTGTATTCCACAACCAGGTATTGACCACAGAGGTCTGCCATGCGGCACTCGGCTGCCTGGCCCATGATCAGTTTAGCCAGGATCGACTCAAAATTGCGGATGCTGACCTTAAAGACATCGTCTGCAAACCATTGGTCAAAAACCCGGATCAGGAATTGTCCCCACTCTTTCCCGGTTATGCCCGGGTCAGGCCCATTGCTCCTGGTTTCTTGCTGCAGGCAGGGTATAAACTGGATGTGTCTGAAGCCAAGATTTTTCAGGTGGGCATAGACTTTCCCGGGATGATCCACGTTGGCCGATGAAACCAGGCAGACCGCATTTACAGCTACCCCATGCTCGATAAAGGTCCTGATCCCCTGGACAACCTTTGCGTGAGTGGCCTTGCCTGCCAGGGTTTTGCGAAAGGAGTCATGCACTGCAGCCGGGCCGTCAATGCTGCATCCGGCAAGAAACCTGTACCTGGCCATGTGTGCGGCCATTTCCGGGGTGACCCGGGTGGCATTGGTCTGAATACAGTTGACAATTCTTGAGCCTTTAGGCGCAATTTGTTTTTGCAGCTCAGTGACCCGCCTGAAAAAATCAGCTCCCATCAGGCAGGGCTCCCCTCCCTGCCAGGTCAGCGAGTAGACCTCTTGATCCCAGGCAAAATAACTCTGCAGCAGACGTTCAAGGGTATTTTCAGACATGCGGTGCTCCTGCTCTTCTGGATAGAGTTTTTTCTTGTCCAGATAAAAGCAGTAGTTGCACTTGAGATTGCAGTCAGCAGAAGCCGGTTTGACCAGCAGGGAGAACTCACGCATTACTTGCTAAGGCCAGGCAGTCTGGCAGATTAATTATGTTTTTGATGTGATCCTGGCGCAACGCTCAACATCGTTGAGATTCAGGTGGTTGCGCATGTATTTCTGGGACGCATCCTGAACAGGTTGAAAATCCCATGAAGTATGCTTTCCAGACATGTGCGCCCGGAAGACGAGCCTTCTTTTTTTCTGGCTGTCTAAGATGTCTTTGTTCAGTTCGTCCAGATCCTGATGTTCTGAGATGATTTTTTCAAACTCCAGACACAAATCATGGTGTCCTGATTCCAGGGCAAGATTTTCCAGCTCGTCAGGATCAGCCTCAAGGTCAAAAAGAAGTGGTGGATCAGCAGGACTGTGAATATACTTGTATCTGCCCTGTCTGACCATGATCATGGGCGCAACTGCTCCTTCGCCCAGGTATTCAGAAATGACCGGCCTTTTAAATTCTTTTGCTTCACCCCTAAGCAGAGTCAGCAGACTGTTGCCGTCCAGCCTGTCCGCTGGATCTTGCATATGAGGGTCAGCAGTCAAATCAAGCAGGGTGGGCAAAAGATCAACCAGAGAAACAGGGGTGGTGATCCTGCCCGGTTGAAAGAATTGTGGACTGGATACAATAAAGGGCACCCTGGCTGACCATTCATGGAAAGACATCTTATACCACAGCCCACGCTCGCCAAGCATGTCACCATGGTCAGCCGTAAAGATGACTACTGTGTTTTCCTTGAGTCCGCTATGCTCAAGGGCTTTAAGGATGCGCCCGATCTTGTCGTCGATGTAACTGATCTGGCCGTAGTAGGCATGTCTGGCATTGCGGATGTAGTGTTCATCTATTTTCTGCCTGTCCATTTTACAGGCGTGGCGCAGTCTCTGACTGTGCGGGTCACATTGTTCATAGTCAATATGCTCCACCTTAGGCAGATCAATGTCTTCGTGGTTATAGCGGTCCCAGTATTCTTTTGGACAGGCATAGGGGTCATGCGGATCAGTGAATGATACTGCCATACAGAATGGACGCTTATCATTGTCCCTGGCCAGATCGTAAATGTGTCGCTCGGCCAGAAAGCCGACTTCATCGTCAAAATCAATCTGGTTGGTCCGCTCACACGGTCCGGCCTGATAGACACTGTCCATATTGTGATACCACCAGTCAAAACGATGCGTTGGCCTTGTCCAGTCCGGGGTCCAGCCATGGTCAGCCGGGTAGACGTCTGTGGTCAGGCGTTCTTCAAAGCCGTGCAGCTGGTCGGCTCCGACAAAATGCATCTTTCCGCACAGGGTTGTCCTGTATCCGTTGGCCCTGAGATAATGGGCAAAAGTCGGAATGTCAGCCGGGAACTCAGCTCCGTTGTCATAAGCCCCTATTTTTGATGAATGCTGTCCGGACAACATGGAGAACCTTGAAGGAGCGCACAATGGGTTGTTGCAGTAGGCGCTGTCAAAAATTACTCCACCTTCGGCCAGGGAGTCTATGTTGGGGGTTTTGGTCACCTTGTGCCCATAGCATGACAGGGCAGGCGCTGCCAGCTGGTCAGCCTGGATAATCAGAATATTCGGTTTTGGTTCAGCCATGATTAATCCTTATTTGAATAGTCGTTGAACACTTCCTCCAGGCTGGACCTTGTTTGTTCCAGTCTGGAGGCTATTTTTCCGCACAGGTCGTTTTTAAGCATGCGCGCTTCAAGCACCCCAAGCCCCAGGACCATTACGGTCTGGTCCTGTTCCCTGATGGGAATGGCAAATCGCCTCATTCCCGGATAGAACAAAGCCCTGTCATCCTGCATTTGTGTATTCCCGGCCTTCCGGATCATTACCTGCACATCATCTAAGGAGATTGGTTCATGATGTGCTGCAAGCTCTTGCTTTAAAAAAGTTTCATCAGTGAGCGTTGCAGGATCATAGAAAAAAATCGAGCCCACCACAGGCAGGCTTAAGGCCAGGCTCTGCCCGGCAGGCCACATGGCAGGCGATTCAGGGGCTACAAAGCTCTCTAAACAGAACAGTCTGCCCTGAGACAAGGTAAACAGATTCACAGATGCCTGGAATTCATCATGAAGCCAGCGCATATGTGCTCTGACGACCTGCATGGGCTGGTTTCTTTTAGCTGCTGCCTTGCCCCAGAAATAGGTTTTGGTTCCCAGAACGTATGTTCTCCTGGATGTTTTGTGCAGAACATCCACAGCTACCAGCTCCTTGAGTATCTTGTTCACCGTGGTCGGACTGGGGTTGCCCAGAAATATTCGGATTGCTGAAAATCCCAGTCCATTCTGATGTTTGCTTATTTCGTCAATTACCCGGAGTGCTCTGGCCAGGGTTGTTTCACTCATAAATTATACTCATTTATGTAGTTTGGTATCTAAATATGTATTGCGTAGCACTTGCAAACTGAGCTGTCAAATCCTTAAACAAAACTTCCTCCCTTATTATGGAAAGGGCTGACAGTATGTCGGACTCAGATTGACATCTTCAGGGGTTTTATTAATGAGAATATTATGAACCCCTTACAAGGAAGCACCTATGAAAGTGCAACCTACTAGAAGGCTTGTTTTTATTATCACTGGCATTAAGTAATGTCATGGATGCTGAAGCACAAAGAGGGTGGTAGGTGCCGGGATATCAACAGAATCAGGATGTCGAAGGCACGTGGGGCTCTAGGAAAAATCCAATAGATTCGGAATGATGGGGACGGGTATGATGACTGGATCAGGCATGATCCGGTGAAAACACCAATTTTTTCGGAAGCATGCGGCTTGTGGCTCAGGCCCGGCACTCCAAGTCCCGGGGCCAATACCTGGCCGACCGGGCCGCTCATATCCTTGCCAGGGCAGCGCTTGGTGCTGGAGTTTGCCCCTTATCACTTGGCAACTCTTGGGCGTTCCCCTTTTTGTTTGCCCCGCTTTAGGCTGGAAGTTTGCTAATATTCGCCAGAGGGGGGGAACTGCCCCCTTCGGACACTTAACAATTTGGTTGCAAACGCGGGGCATCAAAAAGATATTTATTGCTGAAGCCCATGCCCGGCAGTACTGGATTAGAACTGCCGGCAACTGTTCAACACATGGAGACAAGATCAGATATCAGTCACAACCGTCTTTACAAAAATAATGCTCTGATCAGGGTGGATACGGATTGTAATTCAGGTTCAGGAAACATTGTCAATAAGTTCCATGAATCTTCTGAAAAAGTATCTGCTGTCATGAGGGCCTGAACTGGCCTCAGGATGATGCTGGACAGCAATTATTGGCTTGGTTTTGTGCCGGAAGCCTTCCAGGGTCTGGTCATTCAGGTTGACATGGGTCTGTTCCAGAAAATCGAGCTGGCTTATATCAACGCAGAATCCGTGGTTTTGGGATGAAATCTCAATTTTTTCTGTAACCAGGTCCTTGACTGGATGGTTGGCCCCGTGATGGCCGAATTTCAGTTTAAAGCTCTTGCCGCCCAGGGCCAGTCCCAGAAGCTGGTGTCCCAGACAGATGCCGGCTATTGGAAATCTGTCCGCCAGTTTGGCTATGGTTTCTATGCTGCTGGTCATGGCAGCCGGATCACCTGGTCCATTGGTCAGGAAAATCCCGTCAGGATCAACTGCGCAGGCCTCATCAAAAGTAAAGGAAGCCGGGACCACCAGCAGGTCAACCCCCTGGGCCTTGAGCAGCCTTAGGATATTCCATTTTGTTCCATAGTCGTAGACAAGGACTTTAGGTCCGTGGCCAGGCCAGTTGTATTTGCCCTTGTCCAGCCTGGCCGGGATGGGTCCATCATCGGTCCAGGCATAGGGAGCTTTGCAGCCGGCCTGTTCTCCAAGGTTCAGGCCTTCCATATGAGGGAGTTCTTTTGCCCTTTGGCTCAGTTTTTCTGGATCAAGTTCTGTTGTGGACATGATGCCCCGCATGGCCCCGTGAATTCTCAGATGGGTGGTCAGAGCCCTGGTGTCAATCCCCTCAATGCCCATGACATTGTTCCGGGAAAGGTAATCCGGCAGGTTTTCTGTTGACCGCCAGTTGGATGGTTCTTTGCAGCATTCCTTGACAATAAGGGCGGCAGCCTGAACTTTATCCGATTCTACATCTTCTGGATTGACCCCGTAATTACCGATCAAAGGATAGGTCATGCAAACCATCTGCCCTACATAGGAAGGGTCTGTAATGATTTCCTGATATCCGGTCATGCCAGTATTGAATATCACTTCTCCGCCGGACTCTCCAGGTCCGGTAAAAGACTGTCCTTCAAACCAGGTACCATCCTCAAGTGCCAGAATAGCTTTCATTATGTTTCTCCTGAATCAGTTTAGTTACGTTTATGATATCATTGGGAGTATCTACTCCATGACATTTTAATTCGGTCACCACCACATGAATGGGAATATCAGCCTCAAGCAGTCTTAATTGTTCAAGTTTTTCCGTAAGTTCCAGCCTGCCCTGGCTCAGGCTGCTGAAAAGCTCCAGGTGGCTCATCCTGAAAGCATAGAGTCCGATGTGGGCAAACTGGACAGCTTTATTGCCCCGGGAAAAGGGAATGGGACTCCTGGAAAAATATAATGCCCTGTTGCTTTGGGAAAAGACCACCTTGACAAC
This genomic window contains:
- a CDS encoding glycine betaine ABC transporter substrate-binding protein, yielding MKKSTITLCLAVILFLGLGSVSMAKDPIRFGVPPWPGVEVKTEITAQLLDALGYDSDQLQIGPPVVYKGMEDGEVDVFLGVWTPQQNPLLEPLLDTGAVEIVQTNLDDALIGLCVPDFVAEAGVQSFADLNPHADKFRRHIYNIEVGSPMHTAMEDIIANDVAGLGDWDQTGTTTPIMLTEVMNLINNDQWVAFACWRPHWMNIRIDMKYLEPVDGTESFASESLIHTVVRDGFAAQYPDAYQFLQRMQVTSEIQSYWINEYGQKNLLAKEVATTWIKDNMDIVSSWFAGITTPAGTPAMELIQNKFK
- a CDS encoding anaerobic sulfatase maturase, whose translation is MREFSLLVKPASADCNLKCNYCFYLDKKKLYPEEQEHRMSENTLERLLQSYFAWDQEVYSLTWQGGEPCLMGADFFRRVTELQKQIAPKGSRIVNCIQTNATRVTPEMAAHMARYRFLAGCSIDGPAAVHDSFRKTLAGKATHAKVVQGIRTFIEHGVAVNAVCLVSSANVDHPGKVYAHLKNLGFRHIQFIPCLQQETRSNGPDPGITGKEWGQFLIRVFDQWFADDVFKVSIRNFESILAKLIMGQAAECRMADLCGQYLVVEYNGDVYPCDFFVQPGYRLGNIYKDSFAQIFHSAKSLEFSSLKSDRNPECSQCPYLELCQGDCPGFRLKQNNQKSVLCGGWKYFYDKSLPRFMHITRNISG
- the betC gene encoding choline-sulfatase — protein: MAEPKPNILIIQADQLAAPALSCYGHKVTKTPNIDSLAEGGVIFDSAYCNNPLCAPSRFSMLSGQHSSKIGAYDNGAEFPADIPTFAHYLRANGYRTTLCGKMHFVGADQLHGFEERLTTDVYPADHGWTPDWTRPTHRFDWWYHNMDSVYQAGPCERTNQIDFDDEVGFLAERHIYDLARDNDKRPFCMAVSFTDPHDPYACPKEYWDRYNHEDIDLPKVEHIDYEQCDPHSQRLRHACKMDRQKIDEHYIRNARHAYYGQISYIDDKIGRILKALEHSGLKENTVVIFTADHGDMLGERGLWYKMSFHEWSARVPFIVSSPQFFQPGRITTPVSLVDLLPTLLDLTADPHMQDPADRLDGNSLLTLLRGEAKEFKRPVISEYLGEGAVAPMIMVRQGRYKYIHSPADPPLLFDLEADPDELENLALESGHHDLCLEFEKIISEHQDLDELNKDILDSQKKRRLVFRAHMSGKHTSWDFQPVQDASQKYMRNHLNLNDVERCARITSKT
- a CDS encoding IclR family transcriptional regulator translates to MSETTLARALRVIDEISKHQNGLGFSAIRIFLGNPSPTTVNKILKELVAVDVLHKTSRRTYVLGTKTYFWGKAAAKRNQPMQVVRAHMRWLHDEFQASVNLFTLSQGRLFCLESFVAPESPAMWPAGQSLALSLPVVGSIFFYDPATLTDETFLKQELAAHHEPISLDDVQVMIRKAGNTQMQDDRALFYPGMRRFAIPIREQDQTVMVLGLGVLEARMLKNDLCGKIASRLEQTRSSLEEVFNDYSNKD
- the carA gene encoding glutamine-hydrolyzing carbamoyl-phosphate synthase small subunit — its product is MKAILALEDGTWFEGQSFTGPGESGGEVIFNTGMTGYQEIITDPSYVGQMVCMTYPLIGNYGVNPEDVESDKVQAAALIVKECCKEPSNWRSTENLPDYLSRNNVMGIEGIDTRALTTHLRIHGAMRGIMSTTELDPEKLSQRAKELPHMEGLNLGEQAGCKAPYAWTDDGPIPARLDKGKYNWPGHGPKVLVYDYGTKWNILRLLKAQGVDLLVVPASFTFDEACAVDPDGIFLTNGPGDPAAMTSSIETIAKLADRFPIAGICLGHQLLGLALGGKSFKLKFGHHGANHPVKDLVTEKIEISSQNHGFCVDISQLDFLEQTHVNLNDQTLEGFRHKTKPIIAVQHHPEASSGPHDSRYFFRRFMELIDNVS